The following proteins come from a genomic window of Brevibacillus antibioticus:
- a CDS encoding NAD-dependent epimerase/dehydratase family protein, producing MKILVTGATGFLGSQLVKALRLDGHTIIILKRSTSDCSRIKEILPDLITYDTDHGQWEAPLLEQGKIDAIIHTATCYGRNNESHTTMVDANVTFPLKLLDMAMRFGTPFFLNTDTFSSAPIRLSKHLQPYNLTKRQFREWGKCLADTSSLQFINVRLEHVYGPYDNTNKFVTSVIKSCLENQPELRLTEGKQARDFIYVEDVVSAFRVLLAHAARLPAGFTEYQVGTGTATSIREFVERVHQMTQSSTVLKFGSIAYTDREIMHSQADTRSLQGLGWNHRVKLEDGLRKVMATFK from the coding sequence ATGAAGATACTTGTGACCGGCGCGACGGGCTTTCTCGGAAGTCAGCTCGTAAAAGCGCTGCGATTGGACGGACATACCATCATCATTTTGAAAAGGAGCACTTCCGATTGTTCGCGTATCAAGGAAATATTGCCTGATTTGATTACGTATGATACGGATCACGGTCAATGGGAAGCTCCTTTACTTGAGCAGGGGAAAATCGATGCGATCATCCATACGGCAACCTGTTATGGACGCAACAACGAGAGCCACACCACGATGGTAGATGCCAATGTGACCTTTCCGCTGAAACTGCTGGATATGGCCATGCGCTTTGGTACCCCTTTTTTTCTAAATACAGATACGTTTTCCAGTGCGCCCATCCGATTATCCAAACATCTACAACCATACAATTTGACGAAGCGTCAGTTTCGAGAATGGGGAAAATGCCTAGCAGATACCTCTTCCCTACAATTCATCAACGTCCGGCTGGAGCACGTGTATGGTCCTTATGACAATACGAATAAATTTGTCACTTCTGTCATCAAGAGCTGTCTCGAAAATCAACCTGAACTAAGGCTTACAGAAGGGAAGCAAGCAAGGGACTTTATTTATGTGGAGGATGTTGTTTCTGCCTTTCGCGTGCTGTTGGCGCATGCTGCTCGTTTACCCGCAGGCTTTACGGAATACCAGGTAGGGACAGGTACGGCTACTTCGATACGAGAGTTTGTAGAACGGGTTCATCAGATGACTCAATCAAGCACGGTTCTGAAGTTCGGATCGATTGCCTATACAGATAGGGAAATCATGCATTCACAAGCAGATACACGATCGTTGCAAGGACTAGGGTGGAATCATCGAGTGAAGCTGGAGGATGGATTGAGAAAGGTAATGGCCACTTTCAAATAG
- a CDS encoding GDP-L-fucose synthase family protein → MNLAKKRIVVTGGSGFLGSHVVHQLRKLDCTDIFIPRSHEYDLRKEHDVNRMLQDFRPDIILHLAAVVGGIGANQKNPGKYFYDNLIMGTQLMEQSRLFGVEKFVAIGTICSYPKHAPVPFREEDIWNGYPEETNAPYGLAKKMMLVQSQAYREQYGFNSIYLLPVNLYGPGDNFDLETSHVIPAIIRKCVDAIRNGEKKIVLWGSGSVTREFIYVEDAAQAIIAATQRYEQSEPVNIGSGHEISIKSLAEIIRQLSGFQGEIEWDKTRPDGQPRRLLDVTKAKERFGFVAQTSLLAGLEKTIAWYMAHPHVQGRIPT, encoded by the coding sequence TTGAATCTGGCGAAAAAACGGATTGTGGTTACTGGTGGATCAGGATTTCTAGGAAGCCACGTCGTTCATCAATTGCGCAAGCTGGACTGTACGGACATCTTCATCCCTAGAAGCCATGAATACGATCTTCGCAAAGAACATGATGTGAACAGGATGCTGCAAGATTTCCGTCCCGATATCATTCTTCACTTGGCTGCCGTGGTCGGCGGAATCGGCGCGAATCAAAAAAATCCCGGAAAATACTTTTACGATAATTTGATCATGGGGACTCAGCTCATGGAGCAATCCCGCTTGTTTGGCGTCGAAAAATTTGTCGCTATCGGAACGATTTGCTCCTATCCCAAGCATGCACCCGTCCCGTTTCGTGAAGAAGATATATGGAATGGCTACCCTGAAGAAACCAATGCTCCATATGGCTTGGCCAAGAAAATGATGCTGGTGCAATCGCAAGCCTATCGCGAGCAATACGGGTTCAATTCCATTTATTTGCTTCCTGTCAATTTGTATGGCCCAGGCGACAACTTCGATTTGGAAACCTCACACGTCATCCCTGCCATCATTCGAAAATGTGTGGACGCCATAAGAAATGGTGAAAAGAAGATCGTTCTCTGGGGATCAGGAAGCGTGACGAGAGAGTTCATCTATGTCGAAGATGCGGCACAGGCGATTATTGCGGCTACACAGCGCTATGAACAATCGGAACCGGTCAATATCGGCTCCGGCCACGAAATTTCCATAAAAAGTTTAGCCGAAATCATCAGGCAGCTAAGCGGCTTCCAAGGAGAGATCGAATGGGATAAAACCAGGCCAGACGGACAGCCGCGCCGCCTTTTAGATGTGACCAAAGCAAAAGAACGGTTCGGCTTCGTGGCACAAACGTCCTTACTCGCTGGCTTGGAGAAAACGATTGCTTGGTACATGGCACATCCTCACGTGCAAGGGAGGATCCCTACATGA
- a CDS encoding DUF1698 domain-containing protein, translated as MGRFWTDQEILDEINKRRWYHKIPLRPGIVTPGISLLEGIWNMTRQSREYIPYSGKRVLDLASFDGMWAFEAEQRGASLVVATDCMQPLYLNFEFCKNILQSKVLPLYNTSPYKLWEGLQVLLMDDFIEPLPFPHQIRHNQFDVVQHLGLLYHLRDPMWTLSQCRSVIKPGGHLLLETACILDTNQSIMVYNGAPGQMNRIYKDDTTWWLPSVLCIEEMLRGTLFEVIPESVRTIPSGKINNYDAGRISLVARAIPGSEIDQNCHAELLRIFRNPGIIPDYL; from the coding sequence ATGGGAAGATTTTGGACAGATCAGGAAATCCTCGATGAGATCAACAAACGGCGATGGTACCATAAGATCCCGCTGCGACCCGGGATTGTCACACCCGGGATTTCGCTTCTGGAAGGCATATGGAATATGACGAGACAATCCAGAGAATACATCCCATATTCGGGGAAACGCGTTCTTGATCTGGCTAGCTTTGACGGTATGTGGGCTTTTGAAGCGGAGCAGCGAGGGGCAAGTCTTGTCGTGGCAACGGACTGTATGCAGCCGCTCTATTTGAATTTTGAGTTTTGCAAGAACATCCTGCAAAGCAAAGTTTTGCCGCTGTACAATACCAGCCCTTATAAACTTTGGGAGGGGCTGCAAGTTTTGCTGATGGACGATTTTATAGAACCACTGCCATTCCCTCATCAAATTCGGCACAATCAATTTGATGTCGTCCAGCATCTTGGTCTGCTCTATCATCTGCGCGATCCGATGTGGACATTGTCGCAATGCCGAAGCGTGATTAAACCAGGTGGGCACCTCTTGTTGGAAACTGCCTGTATTTTGGATACGAATCAATCCATCATGGTCTACAACGGAGCTCCTGGACAAATGAACCGGATTTATAAGGACGATACGACGTGGTGGTTGCCATCTGTCCTTTGCATTGAGGAGATGCTCCGAGGCACATTGTTTGAAGTCATTCCTGAATCGGTTCGGACCATCCCCTCTGGCAAAATTAACAATTACGATGCAGGTCGCATCAGCCTCGTGGCAAGAGCCATTCCTGGTAGCGAGATCGACCAGAACTGTCACGCGGAGTTACTCCGTATATTCCGCAATCCAGGGATCATTCCGGACTACCTGTAA
- a CDS encoding glycosyltransferase family 2 protein, translated as MSMQSLPLVSVITPSYNQAKFIKRTIESVLTQDYPHIEHIVVDGASTDGTQNILQQYSHLADRFRYVSEPDRGQSHAINKGLQMARGEIIGWLNSDDTYFPGAIRKAVAALQQHPEWGVVYGKGLHIDEDDKVKYPYIWVEFDRKKLFNFNIICQPAAFLRKHAFEAVGGVNEEHDWCMDYDLWNRISLHYPIGTIPEFLANSRLYDACKTFVYELEPGFSEILKTSVKHHGTISNEWLYHYTQKHYKQGAFWFLNKLKAYHAFGPSPQIIASNRYSDSWAPQNLRMTIEASHGPMNALLIKGSNQNTAPLLHFHVMRNGKLVHNFQVTQARFQVVIPITSEGQQCEVSIFCSQQILQSHPNNPKVKRSISYHLEEVLPLSYEEYQFYQEFTKGKADIENWVNRRVPSPRI; from the coding sequence ATGTCCATGCAATCCCTTCCTCTCGTCAGTGTCATCACCCCTTCGTACAATCAGGCAAAATTTATCAAACGAACGATTGAGAGCGTATTGACACAAGACTATCCCCATATTGAGCATATTGTGGTAGATGGCGCCTCAACTGACGGTACACAGAATATTTTGCAGCAATACAGCCACCTGGCAGACCGCTTCCGCTATGTTTCCGAACCAGATCGCGGCCAATCCCATGCCATCAATAAAGGATTGCAAATGGCACGTGGTGAGATTATCGGTTGGCTCAATTCGGATGATACGTATTTTCCCGGTGCCATTCGAAAGGCTGTGGCAGCCTTACAGCAGCATCCCGAATGGGGCGTGGTATACGGTAAAGGGCTCCACATTGATGAGGATGACAAAGTAAAATATCCGTACATTTGGGTGGAGTTTGACAGAAAAAAATTGTTTAATTTCAACATCATCTGCCAACCCGCTGCTTTCCTGCGAAAGCATGCCTTTGAAGCAGTTGGTGGTGTAAATGAAGAACACGACTGGTGCATGGATTACGATTTGTGGAACCGGATTTCGCTGCATTATCCGATTGGAACGATACCGGAATTCTTGGCTAACTCACGCTTATATGACGCATGCAAAACGTTTGTCTATGAATTGGAGCCAGGGTTTTCCGAAATTTTGAAAACAAGCGTGAAGCATCATGGCACCATCTCGAATGAATGGCTCTATCACTATACGCAGAAGCATTACAAGCAAGGGGCCTTTTGGTTTCTCAATAAACTAAAAGCGTATCATGCATTCGGGCCATCTCCCCAAATCATTGCATCCAACCGCTACTCGGACTCATGGGCTCCCCAAAACCTGCGAATGACCATCGAAGCCAGCCATGGACCGATGAACGCTTTGCTTATCAAAGGAAGCAACCAAAATACCGCCCCTCTCCTGCATTTTCATGTCATGAGGAATGGGAAACTCGTACACAATTTCCAAGTTACCCAGGCGCGTTTTCAAGTCGTGATTCCCATTACCTCAGAGGGCCAGCAATGTGAAGTGAGTATTTTTTGCAGCCAGCAGATCCTTCAGAGCCACCCCAACAATCCTAAAGTCAAGCGATCTATCAGCTACCACCTGGAAGAAGTCCTCCCGCTCTCCTATGAGGAGTACCAATTTTATCAGGAATTTACCAAAGGCAAGGCCGATATCGAAAATTGGGTAAATCGCAGAGTCCCTTCGCCTCGAATTTGA
- a CDS encoding FkbM family methyltransferase, protein MSRMQQIRDTWRRERRIPFPLTEQETWDFWLLEAPTNDLKRSKIKHIAKTMGIRTLIETGTFKGDMLQAMKNHFDLLVSIELDEELFIAAKERFSGDSHIHILHGDSGKVLSNLMYSVTTPCLFWLDGHYIPRSSEAAKGDLDTPILHELTAILQHSVQNHVILIDDARCFIGPNPLLNDYPTIQELREFVHSLRPDLLFVVGNDIIMIYNPLEGATNSMKKVDFHLPFDNQTFTVYGDDSDQSVLYFMDYYKGYYEDYVILPLKKIVQPDHVCLDIGANIGAISLALSYLTPQGKVYAFEPSDANYPYLLRNLSENHITNVEPLQLGIADRNGNIHFNEDPRGGGWSYIPHEPEAVEKSTQFISCVRLDDWVEQNMISRIDLIKIDVEGSEVIVLESAMRTLKQWDPDVIIEFNPESITENFGRHPLVLYTLLEKLFTHLYMFKRDNTVVKVKNYNHLLDEMKPFHADLFCTNKTFLD, encoded by the coding sequence ATGTCACGCATGCAGCAAATTCGGGATACGTGGAGGAGGGAACGCCGAATCCCGTTTCCATTAACAGAACAAGAAACTTGGGATTTTTGGCTGTTGGAAGCACCGACAAACGATTTGAAAAGGTCGAAGATCAAGCATATAGCAAAAACGATGGGCATCCGCACCTTGATCGAGACAGGTACGTTTAAGGGTGACATGTTGCAAGCGATGAAAAACCATTTCGACTTGCTCGTTTCCATTGAGCTGGATGAAGAATTGTTTATCGCGGCAAAAGAGAGATTTTCAGGCGATAGCCACATCCATATCCTCCACGGTGACAGTGGAAAAGTGTTGTCCAACCTAATGTACTCCGTTACGACACCTTGCCTGTTTTGGCTGGACGGCCATTACATTCCTCGCTCATCTGAGGCAGCCAAAGGAGACCTGGACACCCCTATACTGCATGAGCTGACTGCCATTTTGCAGCATTCTGTCCAAAATCACGTCATTTTGATTGATGATGCTCGTTGCTTTATTGGTCCCAATCCATTGTTGAACGATTATCCCACGATCCAAGAACTACGAGAATTCGTTCATTCTCTTCGTCCCGACCTCTTATTCGTCGTAGGAAATGACATCATCATGATCTACAATCCACTTGAAGGAGCAACAAATTCGATGAAGAAAGTTGACTTTCACTTGCCGTTTGACAATCAAACCTTTACCGTCTATGGGGACGACTCCGATCAAAGCGTCCTGTACTTTATGGATTATTACAAGGGATACTATGAAGACTATGTGATCCTTCCTCTGAAAAAAATCGTACAACCTGACCATGTTTGCCTAGACATCGGAGCGAATATCGGTGCGATCTCGCTCGCCCTGAGCTATCTCACGCCTCAAGGCAAGGTGTACGCATTCGAACCCTCCGATGCCAATTATCCTTATCTCCTGCGAAACCTGTCCGAGAATCATATTACCAATGTCGAGCCACTCCAACTGGGAATAGCGGACCGCAACGGGAACATTCATTTTAATGAAGACCCGCGTGGAGGCGGATGGTCTTATATCCCGCATGAGCCAGAAGCCGTAGAGAAATCCACCCAATTCATATCATGCGTCAGGCTGGATGACTGGGTAGAGCAGAATATGATTTCGCGCATTGACCTGATTAAAATTGACGTGGAAGGCTCTGAGGTCATCGTCTTGGAAAGTGCCATGCGAACGCTTAAGCAGTGGGACCCGGATGTGATCATTGAATTCAACCCTGAGAGCATCACGGAAAACTTCGGCAGACATCCACTCGTGCTATACACCCTGCTGGAGAAATTGTTTACCCATCTATATATGTTTAAACGGGACAATACAGTGGTAAAGGTGAAGAACTACAACCACTTACTAGACGAAATGAAACCTTTTCACGCTGATCTGTTTTGCACAAACAAGACGTTCCTCGATTAA
- the rfbF gene encoding glucose-1-phosphate cytidylyltransferase, translating into MKVVILAGGYGTRIGEETHLRPKPLIEIGDWPIICHIMSIYSKYGFHDFIICLGYKGYMIKEYFAHYFLHHSDVTFDFRKDNQVTFHNHNTAPWRVTLIDTGKDTGTGGRVKRIKKYVGEDTFMLTYGDGLSDINIEQLVKFHRTHKKLATITTTQPPGRFGALDIANGNTVTGFQEKPKGDGGWINAGFFVMEPGVFDYIAGDETVLEKEPLESLAKANQLMAFKHTGFWQPMDTLRDKNYLEELWKSGKAAWASSRT; encoded by the coding sequence ATGAAAGTCGTCATCCTAGCAGGAGGGTATGGCACACGCATTGGAGAAGAAACGCATCTTCGTCCCAAGCCGCTCATTGAGATCGGTGATTGGCCCATCATTTGTCATATCATGTCCATTTATTCCAAGTACGGTTTCCATGATTTCATCATCTGTCTCGGGTACAAAGGCTACATGATCAAGGAGTACTTTGCGCACTACTTTCTTCACCATTCTGATGTGACGTTTGATTTTCGGAAGGACAATCAGGTCACTTTTCACAACCACAATACTGCTCCGTGGCGAGTCACTTTGATTGATACGGGGAAAGACACAGGGACAGGGGGAAGGGTGAAGCGGATAAAGAAGTATGTGGGAGAAGATACATTCATGCTGACGTATGGAGATGGCTTATCCGACATCAATATCGAACAGCTGGTAAAATTTCATCGCACGCATAAAAAACTCGCAACGATCACCACGACTCAACCGCCAGGCAGATTCGGAGCATTGGATATTGCCAATGGGAACACCGTAACAGGATTCCAAGAGAAGCCAAAGGGGGACGGCGGGTGGATCAATGCTGGTTTTTTTGTCATGGAGCCGGGTGTATTTGACTATATTGCGGGTGATGAGACGGTATTGGAAAAAGAGCCGTTGGAGAGCTTGGCCAAGGCAAATCAACTAATGGCCTTCAAGCATACCGGTTTTTGGCAGCCAATGGATACGCTCCGAGATAAAAACTACTTGGAAGAACTGTGGAAATCCGGAAAGGCAGCATGGGCATCTAGCCGAACATAA
- a CDS encoding FkbM family methyltransferase, with protein MGGLNENSEEVFSPIGYGDITIDCGANYGVITQKMADKGALVFAFEPNPYVFEELKKRVGAYPNVVCINKAVWHKNDKLRLHLHDLYHTDPAGSAYASSLLTNHPVTNPEKYVEVEVIDLTQFIQMLNRPIKLIKIDIEGAEFELLEKIVQQNLHLRIEKIVVENHEWLIEDLKTKADHFRRVMHEKRIHNIDLNWV; from the coding sequence GTGGGCGGATTAAACGAGAACAGTGAAGAAGTTTTTTCTCCGATCGGATACGGGGACATAACGATCGATTGTGGGGCAAATTATGGGGTCATTACACAAAAAATGGCGGATAAAGGCGCTCTCGTCTTTGCGTTTGAGCCGAATCCATACGTATTTGAGGAATTGAAAAAAAGGGTAGGCGCCTATCCCAATGTCGTATGTATAAACAAAGCGGTTTGGCATAAAAACGACAAGCTGCGCTTGCATTTGCATGATCTTTACCATACGGATCCGGCAGGGTCTGCTTATGCCTCTTCTCTGCTGACTAATCATCCAGTTACGAATCCCGAAAAGTATGTAGAGGTAGAAGTAATCGATTTGACTCAGTTTATCCAAATGCTCAATCGCCCGATCAAATTGATCAAAATCGATATCGAAGGGGCAGAATTTGAACTGTTGGAAAAAATCGTGCAGCAAAATTTACACCTGCGAATAGAAAAAATCGTCGTAGAAAATCATGAATGGCTGATCGAAGACTTGAAAACGAAAGCCGATCACTTTCGAAGGGTCATGCATGAAAAACGAATTCACAACATCGACTTGAACTGGGTATAA
- a CDS encoding glycosyltransferase family 4 protein, translated as MRVGINLMSVIPGKIGGMEQYVRNLLAYSMNAGDGHQWFLFLSSHNFHTFEAQKNVRKFMVPDHGNAHAMLHFWMNSLQLNLWFCPLLVLNPSDVTIPSVINIPDIQHEYYPEFFDAHSLRWRKDNYQSSAERCSAVLTLSEFSKQTILQKFGLPPHKVHAIHLDASREFSLPHNEALNQQVIQKYKLPSEYGFFPANTWHHKNHLNVFKALVTLRDKHQIRIPMVFTGFAQEAHQNVMNYITNNQLWDQVKWLHYVPQEEMPYLYRNAQFLCFPSLFEGFGIPLVEAMKSNIPIVCSNAGSIPEVVGDAALTFDPNISDDIAVKLAHLYLTPEARAELVTKGVHQAKHFSWEKCARETLAVFSSIAR; from the coding sequence ATGAGAGTCGGAATAAACCTGATGTCAGTGATTCCTGGCAAAATCGGCGGGATGGAGCAGTATGTCAGGAACTTGCTAGCCTACTCGATGAATGCTGGCGACGGCCATCAGTGGTTTCTTTTTTTATCCTCACACAATTTCCATACCTTTGAGGCGCAAAAAAATGTGCGCAAATTCATGGTCCCCGACCACGGTAATGCACACGCGATGCTTCATTTCTGGATGAACTCCTTGCAGTTGAATTTGTGGTTTTGCCCGCTGCTTGTATTGAATCCATCCGATGTCACAATCCCTTCTGTTATCAACATTCCTGATATCCAGCACGAGTATTACCCGGAGTTTTTCGATGCTCATTCCTTGCGCTGGCGAAAAGACAACTACCAATCGTCTGCAGAGCGTTGCAGTGCCGTGCTGACTCTGTCAGAGTTTTCCAAGCAAACGATCCTCCAAAAATTCGGGCTTCCTCCGCACAAAGTACATGCGATCCACCTGGATGCCTCGCGGGAATTTTCCTTGCCGCATAATGAGGCTCTCAATCAACAGGTCATACAAAAGTATAAGCTGCCCAGCGAATACGGCTTTTTCCCCGCGAATACATGGCATCACAAAAATCACCTGAATGTATTCAAGGCACTCGTGACTTTGCGGGATAAACACCAAATACGAATTCCCATGGTCTTCACCGGTTTTGCTCAAGAGGCTCATCAAAACGTCATGAATTACATCACAAATAACCAGCTATGGGACCAAGTCAAATGGCTCCATTACGTACCGCAGGAAGAGATGCCTTACTTGTATCGGAATGCCCAGTTCCTTTGCTTTCCTTCCCTCTTTGAAGGCTTTGGCATTCCGCTGGTGGAAGCCATGAAGTCCAACATTCCAATTGTATGCTCCAATGCAGGGAGCATCCCTGAGGTGGTGGGTGACGCTGCTCTCACCTTCGACCCGAATATTTCCGATGATATCGCGGTGAAGCTCGCCCATCTTTATTTGACACCTGAAGCAAGAGCTGAACTGGTTACCAAAGGCGTCCATCAAGCCAAGCATTTTTCGTGGGAGAAATGCGCGCGCGAAACATTGGCTGTCTTTTCTTCCATCGCACGATAA
- the rfbG gene encoding CDP-glucose 4,6-dehydratase, whose amino-acid sequence MIDPAFWRDKRVLITGHTGFKGAWLCLWLHHLGAKVTGYALAPPTNPSIFECAQISSLVDSIIDDIRSKESVQKAINQAKPDIIIHMAAQPLVRLSYQYPAETFEINVMGTVNVLEAARVAVQNGMKIKAIINVTTDKVYENREWVWGYREQDVLGGYDPYSNSKACSEQVTASYRNAFFHPEQYHQHGVAVASARAGNVIGGGDWALDRLIPDCLSALIKGEKITIRNPKAVRPWQHVLEPLTGYLMLAEKMWGNGKEYAQSWNFGPNDEDAKSVEWIVQQLCERWGASACFEAERTDPQWHEAQYLKLDCSKAKSVIGWKPNWSLEQSLDSIISWHKAYEQKQDVREICLDQIVAYTNKDK is encoded by the coding sequence ATGATTGATCCTGCGTTTTGGCGAGACAAAAGAGTGTTGATCACAGGTCATACGGGATTCAAAGGGGCATGGCTGTGCCTATGGCTGCATCATTTAGGGGCGAAGGTAACAGGGTATGCGCTAGCGCCGCCGACGAATCCGAGTATTTTTGAGTGTGCCCAAATCAGCTCATTGGTCGATTCGATCATTGATGATATCAGATCGAAGGAAAGTGTTCAAAAGGCAATCAACCAAGCAAAACCGGATATTATCATTCACATGGCCGCTCAGCCGCTGGTGCGTTTATCGTATCAATATCCGGCGGAAACTTTCGAAATCAATGTCATGGGTACGGTGAATGTGCTCGAAGCGGCGAGAGTGGCTGTGCAGAACGGAATGAAAATCAAAGCAATTATCAATGTTACAACGGATAAGGTTTACGAAAATCGGGAGTGGGTGTGGGGATACCGTGAGCAGGATGTGTTGGGCGGATATGACCCGTACTCCAACAGCAAAGCATGCTCGGAGCAAGTGACTGCCTCCTATCGCAATGCTTTTTTTCACCCAGAGCAGTATCATCAGCATGGCGTAGCCGTTGCTTCAGCGCGAGCAGGAAATGTAATTGGCGGCGGTGATTGGGCTCTTGATCGCTTGATACCAGATTGCCTGAGTGCCTTGATAAAGGGAGAGAAAATCACTATCCGAAATCCTAAAGCAGTTCGACCGTGGCAGCACGTCCTTGAGCCATTAACAGGGTATTTGATGCTCGCTGAAAAAATGTGGGGAAATGGCAAGGAGTACGCCCAGAGCTGGAATTTTGGTCCGAATGACGAAGATGCCAAATCGGTAGAGTGGATCGTCCAGCAATTGTGTGAGCGATGGGGGGCTAGTGCCTGTTTTGAAGCAGAGCGAACCGATCCACAATGGCACGAAGCCCAATATTTAAAGCTGGACTGTTCCAAAGCCAAAAGCGTAATAGGCTGGAAGCCCAACTGGTCGCTCGAACAGTCCTTGGACAGTATCATTTCTTGGCATAAGGCTTATGAGCAAAAGCAAGACGTAAGAGAAATTTGTTTGGACCAAATCGTGGCGTATACAAATAAGGACAAGTGA
- a CDS encoding sugar phosphate nucleotidyltransferase yields MKLILLSGGSGKRLWPLSNDVRSKQFLKLIGNAHAQPEAMVQRVWRQLASRNWSEPVYISTGRSHVDLLQSQLGEDVPLIVEPEKRDTFPAIALAVTYLYSALTMDPDEVIAIMPVDPFVEDRFMDRIKELENVILKSGANLALIGVKPTYPSTKYGYIVPQLESQSDQGKIPPAYQKVKSFKEKPSLEQAQDLVEKKALWNCGIFAFRLGYLIRELEQKGLPTEYNRMLEQYSQMPAISFDYEIVEKAEKVVVLPYEGAWKDLGTWNTLTEEMSGNTIGKVLLDESCTNTHVINELDIPIVSIGLSDMIVAASPDGILVSSKEQSHMVKNLSLDWTKRPMYEERRWGWYQVMYFQKNEDDVEVLTKQIHVYAGKNLSYQYHHHRSEVWIIVEGSGEFILDDQLSQVGPGDVLQIPVGVKHAIKATTELTFIEVQMGSQLVEEDIVRLGMTWSAILEQIRKRGDRDD; encoded by the coding sequence GTGAAACTGATATTACTATCGGGTGGTTCAGGGAAAAGGCTGTGGCCGCTCTCCAATGATGTCAGGTCCAAACAGTTCTTGAAATTGATAGGCAATGCACATGCCCAACCAGAGGCGATGGTTCAACGAGTATGGAGGCAGCTAGCCTCCCGCAATTGGTCGGAGCCTGTTTATATTTCAACAGGCCGCTCACATGTTGATTTGCTTCAAAGCCAACTAGGTGAAGACGTTCCTTTGATCGTGGAGCCGGAAAAAAGGGATACCTTCCCTGCCATTGCTTTAGCGGTAACCTATTTGTACTCTGCTTTGACAATGGACCCGGATGAAGTCATCGCCATCATGCCTGTAGATCCATTCGTTGAGGACCGCTTTATGGACAGGATCAAGGAGCTAGAGAACGTCATCCTCAAATCTGGCGCGAATCTCGCATTAATCGGAGTGAAACCTACGTATCCATCTACGAAATACGGCTACATTGTTCCACAGCTAGAATCACAATCGGATCAGGGTAAAATACCCCCTGCCTATCAAAAAGTAAAAAGCTTCAAAGAAAAGCCGTCCCTTGAGCAAGCGCAGGATTTAGTAGAAAAGAAGGCCCTGTGGAATTGTGGAATTTTTGCTTTTCGATTGGGCTATCTGATTCGCGAATTGGAGCAAAAAGGATTACCTACTGAATACAACCGCATGCTTGAGCAATACAGCCAAATGCCTGCTATCAGCTTTGACTATGAGATTGTAGAAAAGGCAGAGAAAGTAGTTGTTCTCCCGTATGAAGGAGCCTGGAAGGACCTAGGGACGTGGAATACGCTCACGGAAGAAATGAGCGGGAATACAATTGGTAAGGTTTTGCTGGATGAGAGCTGCACCAATACGCACGTTATCAACGAATTGGACATCCCTATCGTGTCCATCGGTCTATCGGATATGATCGTGGCGGCGAGTCCGGATGGCATCCTTGTTTCTTCTAAGGAACAAAGTCATATGGTCAAAAATTTGTCTTTGGATTGGACAAAGCGCCCAATGTATGAAGAGCGGCGCTGGGGATGGTATCAGGTTATGTATTTTCAGAAGAATGAAGACGACGTGGAAGTATTAACGAAACAAATCCATGTATACGCCGGGAAAAATTTGAGCTATCAGTACCATCACCACCGTAGCGAAGTATGGATCATCGTAGAGGGCAGCGGAGAGTTCATTTTGGATGATCAGCTGAGCCAGGTTGGACCAGGTGACGTATTGCAAATCCCGGTAGGCGTCAAACATGCAATCAAAGCTACGACCGAGCTGACATTCATCGAGGTACAGATGGGCAGTCAACTGGTGGAAGAAGATATCGTTCGACTGGGGATGACGTGGTCAGCGATTCTCGAGCAAATTAGGAAGCGCGGTGATCGCGATGATTGA